A window of the bacterium genome harbors these coding sequences:
- a CDS encoding chloride channel protein, which yields MPNFPSRLHRLTRHPRLAFLRPILDRVRLSYQGGLMFAAIVIGLAGGGGAVIFRKLIKAIEHFVLLVAGGATSHHLANHEILHNIGEFPLALKIAVLVIGSLLSGSIVYRFAREAKGHGVPDVMEAVARKGGAIRKRVAAVKTIASAISIGSGQSLGSEGPIAQIGAAIGSGLGQFQKRGPEQTRLLVACGAAAGIAATFNAPIAGMFFAMEIVLVDFAVGSMAALAVSSVVATIVSRAVLGDNPAFTIQRDFVLASPLEIPAYVLLGLTAGFVAVGFSRLLYVFEDTFDALKKIPEPLRPAIGAVGVAFIGHGFPQVFGVGYEVIDAIFLGEYALGFLAVLVAAKVLATCVSVGAGNSGGVFAPSLVIGSALGGAFGFLAQGFFSFDLEPAAYAVVGMAAVVSATTHAPLTALLIVFEMTDGYAIILPLMLTCAVSTVVARILSRDSIYTLKLSRKGIMLTGGREESILRSLEARSVMSRDIPTVPRATPFRRLVEIMLGGSRSHVYVTDEDGSLTGTMNLYTIKDILQEQGLGTLIIADDVMSRDPPRHAPDDTLADCLETMAGHELDELPIVDHNNRLVGTLSRADVIAAYHKEVVRQSLLGHRHIRAAFADDASTQLALEPGLDMREIAIRGELVGTTLRDLNLRAQYGINCVAVRHPGDDGRSHRSLPHADAPLAENDVLICVGRPEQFRKMQQDLVGKL from the coding sequence ATGCCGAACTTTCCAAGCCGACTCCATCGCCTGACGCGCCATCCCCGCCTCGCGTTCCTGCGCCCGATCCTCGACCGCGTGCGCCTTTCGTACCAGGGCGGGCTGATGTTTGCCGCCATCGTCATCGGCCTTGCCGGCGGCGGCGGAGCGGTGATTTTCCGCAAGCTGATCAAGGCGATCGAGCATTTCGTGCTCCTGGTGGCCGGCGGCGCGACGTCGCACCACCTGGCGAATCATGAGATTCTGCACAACATTGGAGAGTTTCCGCTCGCGCTGAAAATCGCCGTGCTCGTCATCGGCTCGCTGCTGTCCGGATCGATCGTCTACCGGTTTGCGCGCGAGGCCAAAGGCCACGGCGTCCCTGACGTGATGGAGGCGGTGGCGCGCAAGGGCGGCGCCATCCGCAAGCGAGTCGCGGCCGTCAAGACGATCGCCAGCGCCATTTCCATCGGCTCGGGACAGAGTCTCGGAAGCGAGGGTCCGATCGCGCAGATCGGCGCGGCGATTGGAAGCGGTCTCGGCCAGTTCCAGAAACGCGGACCGGAACAGACCCGGCTTCTTGTCGCGTGCGGCGCCGCCGCGGGCATCGCGGCGACGTTCAACGCGCCGATCGCGGGTATGTTCTTCGCGATGGAGATCGTACTCGTCGATTTCGCGGTGGGATCCATGGCCGCGCTCGCGGTGTCGAGCGTCGTCGCGACGATCGTCAGCCGCGCGGTGCTCGGCGACAATCCGGCATTCACGATCCAGCGCGACTTCGTTCTCGCGTCGCCGCTCGAGATCCCCGCCTACGTCCTCCTGGGCCTTACCGCCGGGTTTGTCGCGGTCGGGTTTTCGCGCCTGCTCTACGTTTTCGAGGACACGTTCGACGCGCTGAAAAAGATCCCCGAACCGCTGCGCCCGGCCATCGGCGCCGTCGGCGTCGCATTCATCGGTCACGGATTTCCGCAGGTGTTCGGCGTCGGTTACGAGGTGATCGACGCGATCTTCCTCGGTGAATATGCCTTGGGATTCCTTGCCGTTCTCGTCGCCGCGAAGGTGCTGGCGACGTGCGTTTCGGTGGGCGCCGGAAACTCCGGCGGCGTGTTCGCTCCGAGCCTCGTCATCGGCAGCGCACTTGGCGGCGCGTTCGGCTTTCTCGCTCAGGGCTTTTTCTCGTTTGACCTCGAGCCCGCGGCGTACGCCGTCGTCGGCATGGCCGCGGTCGTTTCCGCGACGACGCACGCGCCCCTGACCGCCCTTCTCATCGTGTTCGAGATGACCGACGGCTACGCGATCATCCTTCCGCTCATGCTCACCTGCGCGGTGTCGACGGTTGTCGCGCGCATCCTTTCCCGCGATTCGATTTACACGCTCAAGCTTTCGCGCAAGGGCATCATGCTGACCGGCGGGCGCGAGGAAAGCATCCTTCGTTCGCTCGAGGCGCGCTCGGTGATGAGCCGCGACATCCCGACGGTGCCGCGCGCGACACCATTTCGGCGCCTGGTGGAAATCATGCTCGGCGGCTCGCGAAGCCACGTTTACGTCACCGACGAGGACGGATCTCTGACGGGAACGATGAATCTCTACACGATCAAGGACATCCTTCAGGAACAGGGCCTGGGGACGCTCATCATCGCGGACGACGTCATGAGCCGCGATCCGCCGCGCCACGCGCCCGATGACACGCTTGCCGATTGCCTGGAGACGATGGCCGGCCACGAACTCGACGAATTGCCGATCGTCGATCACAACAATCGTCTGGTGGGCACGCTTTCGCGCGCGGATGTCATCGCCGCGTATCACAAGGAAGTGGTGCGGCAATCGTTGCTCGGCCATCGCCATATCCGCGCGGCGTTCGCCGACGACGCCTCGACGCAGCTCGCGCTCGAACCGGGGCTCGACATGCGCGAGATCGCGATCCGCGGCGAACTTGTCGGAACCACGCTGCGCGATCTGAATTTGCGCGCGCAATACGGCATCAACTGCGTCGCGGTGCGTCATCCGGGCGATGACGGGCGGTCGCATCGCTCCCTGCCCCACGCCGACGCGCCGTTGGCCGAAAACGACGTGCTGATCTGCGTCGGCCGGCCGGAGCAGTTCCGAAAGATGCAACAGGACCTGGTGGGGAAGTTGTAG